The following proteins are encoded in a genomic region of Fundidesulfovibrio putealis DSM 16056:
- a CDS encoding rhodanese-like domain-containing protein: protein MIATLYSTGQLNAPLGFAAALAVGFCFGLSLEKAGFGSSRRLAGVFYFTDMSVIKVMFSAMLTAALGLVAAVSMGVVSMDALYLMPTILGAHAVGGAIFGLAFAMGGWCPGTAAVGLASGKLDALVFLIGVALGSIGFAESYQWVAPLASMGSRGVVFLYDTLGITKQQMVLGLTLAAVVMFWLCEIIERGPAIARPGVSRLFLAGFSAVLCIAALVAMNLPRVDVPAGKIQIPAVASRPSAQTGQPQAGQTQAASPEAQLLAAVQTGRDHIESEELARRLMAGDPSITLVDIRSKAEFDAFHLKGAVNVPMSQLPEALAAKRGQGIIVLYSNGMTHPAQARDALTRMGFGNVYLLGDGLDGFFERVLKPAALRDAPLTPESAAAVKAARQFFLPAELARPASPGLLTPPGNLPGVVDAGWLKANLGKPGLKVIDLRPQPQYNTAHLPGSLSLHLESLRGNVGGLPSMLLPAPMLAQHLGQMGIGPRDLVVIVPGESPHDATLLAVALERVGHKRYALLQGGMKAALAASLPLDAQLPKAPATRYPAPDAPDGFTVTGQEVHAAMTGGKTIIIDVRPAEYFSGAKSDEARPGHIPNAVNRPFTEDHQKGPGDVVQLKNADELAKAYAAIIASKDSPVIVHCRTGHQASQTWWVLTRLLGYTNVKYYDAGWTEWAARPEWPAVVSPPPAQSGQSKDDKSKDEKK, encoded by the coding sequence ATGATAGCCACCCTGTATTCCACCGGACAACTGAACGCCCCCCTGGGCTTCGCCGCAGCCCTGGCCGTGGGCTTCTGCTTCGGCCTGAGCCTGGAGAAGGCCGGGTTCGGCAGTTCCAGGCGACTGGCGGGCGTTTTCTATTTCACGGACATGTCCGTGATAAAGGTGATGTTCTCGGCCATGCTCACGGCGGCGCTCGGCCTCGTGGCCGCCGTGAGCATGGGCGTGGTCTCCATGGACGCCCTGTACCTGATGCCCACGATCCTTGGCGCGCACGCCGTGGGCGGGGCCATCTTCGGCCTGGCCTTCGCCATGGGCGGCTGGTGCCCCGGCACCGCAGCCGTGGGCCTGGCCTCCGGCAAGCTGGACGCGCTGGTGTTCCTGATCGGCGTGGCGCTTGGCTCCATCGGCTTCGCCGAGTCCTACCAGTGGGTCGCGCCGCTTGCGTCCATGGGGTCGCGCGGCGTGGTCTTCCTGTACGACACGCTGGGCATCACCAAGCAGCAGATGGTGCTTGGCCTGACCCTCGCCGCCGTGGTGATGTTCTGGCTGTGCGAGATCATCGAACGCGGCCCGGCCATCGCGCGCCCCGGCGTCAGCAGGCTGTTTTTGGCCGGATTCAGCGCCGTCTTGTGCATCGCCGCGCTGGTGGCCATGAACCTGCCCCGAGTGGACGTCCCCGCCGGGAAAATCCAGATTCCTGCGGTCGCTTCGAGGCCTTCCGCCCAAACAGGCCAGCCCCAGGCCGGTCAGACCCAGGCCGCATCTCCGGAGGCCCAGCTCCTGGCCGCCGTGCAGACCGGCAGGGACCACATCGAATCCGAAGAGCTCGCCCGTCGGCTCATGGCCGGGGACCCTTCCATCACCCTGGTGGACATCCGCTCCAAGGCCGAGTTCGACGCTTTCCACCTGAAGGGCGCGGTCAACGTGCCCATGTCCCAACTGCCCGAGGCCCTGGCGGCCAAACGCGGACAGGGCATCATCGTGCTCTACTCCAACGGCATGACCCACCCCGCCCAGGCCCGCGACGCCCTGACCCGCATGGGCTTTGGCAACGTGTACCTGCTGGGCGACGGACTGGACGGCTTCTTCGAGCGCGTGCTCAAACCCGCCGCCCTGCGAGACGCCCCCCTGACCCCGGAGAGCGCCGCCGCCGTGAAGGCGGCCCGGCAGTTCTTCCTGCCAGCGGAGCTTGCCAGACCGGCCTCACCCGGACTGCTCACGCCTCCCGGAAACCTCCCCGGAGTCGTGGACGCGGGCTGGCTCAAGGCAAACCTGGGCAAGCCCGGCCTCAAGGTGATCGACCTGCGGCCCCAGCCTCAGTACAACACCGCCCACCTCCCCGGCAGCCTGTCCTTGCACCTGGAGAGCCTGCGCGGCAACGTGGGGGGGCTGCCCTCCATGCTGCTGCCCGCGCCCATGCTGGCCCAGCACCTGGGACAGATGGGCATAGGCCCCCGCGATCTGGTGGTGATCGTGCCGGGAGAGTCCCCGCACGACGCCACGCTTTTGGCCGTGGCCCTGGAGCGCGTGGGGCACAAGCGCTACGCCCTGCTCCAGGGAGGCATGAAGGCCGCGCTGGCCGCGAGCCTGCCCCTGGACGCCCAACTGCCCAAGGCTCCCGCCACGCGCTACCCGGCGCCGGACGCCCCTGACGGCTTCACCGTGACCGGCCAGGAAGTCCACGCGGCCATGACCGGCGGCAAGACCATCATCATCGACGTGCGCCCCGCCGAGTACTTCTCCGGGGCCAAGTCCGACGAGGCCCGGCCCGGACACATCCCCAACGCCGTGAACCGCCCCTTCACCGAGGACCACCAGAAAGGCCCCGGCGACGTGGTGCAGCTGAAAAACGCGGACGAGCTGGCCAAGGCCTATGCGGCCATCATCGCCTCCAAGGATTCCCCGGTGATCGTGCACTGCCGCACCGGGCATCAGGCCTCGCAGACCTGGTGGGTGCTCACGCGGCTTCTGGGCTACACCAACGTGAAGTACTACGACGCGGGCTGGACCGAATGGGCCGCGCGCCCGGAATGGCCCGCAGTGGTCTCGCCCCCGCCTGCCCAGTCCGGCCAATCCAAGGACGACAAGAGCAAGGACGAGAAAAAATGA
- a CDS encoding MTH1187 family thiamine-binding protein — MSVIVELSLFPLGAQGSLAPFVARAVDIIAASGLSWRLGPMGTCIEGEWDEVMVVVDACFKALASDQDRVYLTIKADWRAGRTGGLETKPASVESVREKRS, encoded by the coding sequence ATGAGCGTCATTGTCGAGCTGTCGCTCTTCCCCCTGGGCGCGCAGGGAAGCCTCGCGCCCTTCGTGGCCCGGGCGGTGGACATCATCGCCGCCTCGGGCCTGTCCTGGCGGCTCGGCCCCATGGGCACCTGCATCGAGGGCGAATGGGACGAGGTGATGGTCGTGGTGGACGCCTGCTTCAAGGCGCTCGCCTCCGACCAGGACCGGGTGTACCTGACCATCAAGGCGGACTGGCGGGCCGGGCGAACGGGCGGGCTCGAAACCAAGCCCGCGTCCGTCGAATCCGTTCGGGAGAAACGTTCATGA